The following coding sequences are from one Microbulbifer sp. TB1203 window:
- a CDS encoding aminotransferase class I/II-fold pyridoxal phosphate-dependent enzyme yields MATDKLSENESGYPPDTLGLETEEMRRLGYRVVDMVVDRLACRTREPAILTGQADQLRQALGGPLPEQPLNAEESLALLAEVALPHQQRGDHPRYFARVPGPSSFAAVLGEWLGTGFNTIAASWAGGSGPATVELVVIDWLRQLMGLPEGTEGVLVSGGSMASLTAFAAARATVGTGVVYLSDQTHSSLPRALKELGFPPEHIRILESDKHLRLPVESLLAAIAEDRQAGNRPFMVIGTAGTTNAGTVDPLPELADICARENLWFHIDGAYGAPAALTAQGRVYLHGMERADSLVLDPHKWLFQPYDAGCLLIRKGALEQCFNMNPEYLKDVEAGAGEVDFRNRGLELTRRSRALKLWMSLRTYGVGRFREAIQTGISLAEYAERYLRQQPDKWEVVTPAQIGVVCFALKGQSGEDHKRRAQELADSGFACVSSTSLKGRTVLRLCIINPLTTEDDVRETIDRLGIL; encoded by the coding sequence ATGGCGACCGACAAGCTGAGCGAAAACGAGTCCGGCTACCCCCCTGACACCCTGGGGTTGGAAACCGAAGAGATGCGCCGCCTGGGTTACCGGGTGGTGGATATGGTGGTCGATCGGCTGGCGTGCAGGACCCGGGAACCCGCGATCTTGACCGGCCAGGCCGACCAGCTCCGGCAGGCCCTGGGCGGCCCGCTGCCCGAACAGCCGTTAAATGCAGAGGAATCTCTCGCCCTGCTGGCCGAGGTGGCGCTTCCCCATCAACAGCGGGGTGACCACCCCCGCTACTTTGCCCGGGTACCCGGCCCCAGCTCATTTGCCGCGGTACTCGGAGAATGGCTGGGTACGGGGTTCAATACCATAGCGGCCTCCTGGGCGGGGGGCTCCGGTCCCGCCACCGTTGAGCTGGTGGTGATCGACTGGCTGCGCCAGCTGATGGGGCTTCCCGAAGGCACCGAGGGCGTTCTGGTCAGCGGTGGTTCCATGGCCAGCCTCACCGCCTTTGCCGCGGCGCGAGCCACCGTCGGCACGGGTGTCGTGTACCTGAGCGACCAGACCCATTCGTCCCTGCCGCGGGCGCTTAAGGAACTGGGTTTCCCGCCAGAGCATATTCGTATCCTGGAAAGTGACAAGCACCTCAGGCTGCCCGTCGAGTCATTGCTCGCTGCCATTGCCGAAGACAGACAGGCGGGCAACAGGCCGTTTATGGTGATCGGAACCGCGGGAACCACCAATGCGGGTACCGTCGATCCGCTGCCGGAACTGGCGGATATCTGTGCCCGGGAAAATCTGTGGTTCCACATCGACGGCGCCTACGGCGCCCCGGCGGCGCTCACAGCGCAGGGGCGCGTCTACCTGCACGGCATGGAGCGCGCCGATTCGCTGGTACTGGACCCGCACAAATGGCTGTTCCAACCCTATGACGCGGGCTGCCTGTTAATCCGCAAGGGGGCTCTTGAGCAGTGCTTCAACATGAACCCCGAGTACCTGAAAGATGTGGAAGCGGGCGCGGGCGAAGTGGACTTCCGCAATCGGGGCCTCGAATTAACCCGGCGCTCGCGCGCACTGAAGCTCTGGATGAGTTTGCGCACTTATGGCGTAGGCCGGTTTCGCGAGGCGATTCAAACCGGCATTAGCCTGGCCGAGTACGCCGAGCGCTACCTGCGACAGCAACCGGACAAGTGGGAAGTGGTAACCCCGGCGCAAATCGGCGTTGTCTGTTTTGCATTGAAGGGGCAGTCCGGGGAGGACCACAAGCGGCGCGCCCAGGAGCTGGCGGATTCGGGTTTTGCCTGCGTGTCCTCCACCTCACTCAAGGGCCGCACCGTGCTTCGTCTCTGCATCATCAATCCGCTGACAACGGAGGACGATGTCCGGGAAACCATCGACCGATTGGGAATCCTCTGA
- a CDS encoding aldehyde dehydrogenase family protein, whose protein sequence is MKLTDVLDNLGLDTSALNQGDLSVTSPIDGGEIGRVTAHSAVQADAIIAKSQEAFQQWKLVPAPKRGELIRVLGNKLREHKEALGALVTLECGKIYQEGLGEVQEMIDICDLAVGLSRQLHGLTIASERPGHRMSETWHPIGPVGIISAFNFPVAVWSWNAALAVVCGNSVIWKPSEKTPITAVACQKLFEDAAREVGGVPDGLSQLLIGEADIGAQLTADKRVPVISATGSTAMGRKVGPVVAERFGRSILELGGNNAIIVCPSADLDMAVRAILFGAVGTAGQRCTTTRRLLVHKSIYEELVPALKKAYQSVEIGNPLDAGTLVGPLIDRTAYDNMQTALQGVANGKVTGGERVLSDEYPEAYYVQPAIVEMPESGQTVQHETFAPILYVYPYTDLQEAIRLQNDVPQGLSSAIFTNDVREAETFLSAAGSDCGIANVNIGTSGAEIGGAFGGEKETGGGRESGSDAWKGYMRRATSTVNYSTELPLAQGIEFDI, encoded by the coding sequence GTGAAACTGACAGACGTTCTAGACAATCTCGGATTGGACACCAGCGCACTGAACCAGGGTGACCTCAGTGTGACCAGCCCAATCGACGGTGGGGAAATCGGCCGTGTAACAGCCCATAGCGCTGTCCAGGCGGATGCCATCATTGCAAAATCCCAAGAAGCGTTCCAGCAGTGGAAGCTGGTACCGGCCCCCAAACGCGGTGAGCTGATTCGCGTGCTGGGCAACAAGCTCAGGGAGCACAAAGAGGCCTTGGGCGCACTGGTCACCCTCGAGTGCGGCAAGATCTACCAGGAAGGCCTCGGCGAAGTGCAGGAGATGATCGATATCTGCGACCTCGCTGTGGGCCTGTCCCGCCAGCTTCACGGGTTGACCATCGCCTCTGAACGCCCGGGTCATCGCATGAGTGAAACCTGGCACCCCATTGGTCCCGTGGGTATTATCTCGGCGTTCAACTTCCCCGTCGCAGTCTGGAGCTGGAATGCCGCCCTGGCGGTGGTCTGCGGCAACAGTGTCATTTGGAAGCCCTCAGAGAAAACGCCCATCACCGCGGTTGCCTGCCAGAAACTCTTTGAGGATGCCGCCCGGGAAGTGGGCGGTGTACCGGACGGCTTGTCCCAGTTGCTGATCGGCGAGGCCGACATCGGCGCCCAATTGACCGCGGACAAGCGGGTACCGGTGATCAGTGCCACCGGCAGTACGGCCATGGGCCGGAAGGTGGGCCCGGTGGTGGCCGAGCGCTTTGGCCGCTCCATTCTGGAACTTGGCGGTAACAATGCCATTATCGTCTGCCCCTCCGCCGACCTGGATATGGCCGTGCGTGCGATCCTGTTCGGCGCCGTGGGCACCGCGGGGCAGCGCTGCACCACTACGCGCCGCCTGCTGGTGCACAAATCCATCTACGAAGAGCTGGTCCCGGCCCTGAAAAAGGCCTATCAAAGTGTTGAGATCGGCAATCCGCTGGATGCCGGTACATTGGTAGGACCGCTGATCGACCGGACCGCTTACGACAATATGCAGACTGCTCTGCAGGGAGTGGCGAACGGCAAGGTCACCGGGGGAGAGCGGGTTCTGTCCGACGAATACCCCGAGGCCTATTACGTCCAGCCCGCGATTGTCGAAATGCCGGAATCCGGGCAAACGGTCCAGCATGAAACATTTGCGCCGATTCTCTACGTCTATCCCTACACCGACCTGCAGGAGGCGATACGCCTGCAGAACGATGTTCCCCAGGGGCTGTCCTCTGCCATTTTCACCAATGACGTTCGGGAAGCGGAAACCTTTCTCTCCGCCGCCGGCAGCGACTGCGGCATTGCCAACGTCAATATCGGCACCAGCGGCGCGGAAATAGGTGGCGCCTTCGGTGGTGAAAAAGAGACCGGCGGCGGCCGCGAGTCCGGCTCCGATGCCTGGAAGGGCTACATGCGTCGCGCCACTTCCACGGTGAACTATTCAACAGAACTGCCCTTGGCCCAGGGCATCGAGTTCGATATTTAG
- a CDS encoding FAD-binding oxidoreductase codes for MNNPTLLNSLWRSTAGEVLENTALNEDQVVDVVVIGGGFTGVTAALELAERGSSVTLLEADDIGYGGSGRNVGLVNAGLWMEPEKIEKILGKAAGKKINTMLAAGPEQVFSNIARFGIDCELTRTGTLHCAHSTRGLANLKDRLRQYRARGLKAELLSRQETAAKTGTSIYRGAIWHHDVGTIQPLAYVRGLTRAAVSAGASVYQNSPVVSIERKGSRWRVRTPTNTVEANGILLATNAYHRDLLVGNATPQYTPLYFFQAATQPLSAEALERILPERQGCWNTATIMTSLRRDEAGRLIIGAVGNIEGATRDIHYRWAKHRLRKMFPYLEAVEFDHAWHGRIAFSVDHLPHMVKFGPNALSIFGYSGRGIGPGSVFGKTAAEYLLGGNEEVLPIEPSTVYRESFTTAKSRYYELGATVMHGLTQLI; via the coding sequence GTGAATAACCCCACTTTATTAAACAGCCTATGGCGCAGTACCGCCGGCGAGGTCCTCGAGAATACCGCCCTGAATGAAGACCAGGTTGTGGATGTGGTAGTCATCGGGGGCGGCTTCACAGGGGTAACCGCGGCTCTGGAGCTGGCGGAAAGGGGTTCCAGCGTAACCCTGCTGGAAGCCGATGATATTGGTTATGGCGGTTCAGGCAGAAACGTGGGACTGGTCAACGCCGGGCTGTGGATGGAGCCGGAAAAAATAGAAAAAATACTGGGTAAAGCGGCGGGAAAGAAAATCAACACCATGCTGGCGGCAGGGCCGGAGCAGGTATTCTCGAATATCGCCCGCTTCGGGATCGATTGCGAGCTCACCCGAACGGGCACCCTGCACTGCGCCCATTCGACCAGGGGTTTAGCCAATTTAAAGGACCGCTTAAGACAATACCGTGCGAGGGGGTTGAAGGCTGAACTATTGAGCCGGCAAGAGACGGCGGCCAAAACGGGCACCTCCATCTATCGAGGTGCAATCTGGCACCACGATGTGGGAACCATCCAGCCCCTCGCTTATGTTCGCGGCCTGACCCGTGCTGCGGTTTCCGCCGGCGCCTCTGTTTACCAAAACAGTCCCGTCGTATCGATAGAGAGAAAAGGAAGCCGCTGGCGGGTCCGCACTCCAACGAATACCGTGGAGGCCAATGGAATTCTTTTGGCCACCAATGCCTATCATCGGGACTTATTGGTCGGCAACGCCACACCTCAATATACTCCCTTGTACTTTTTCCAGGCTGCGACGCAACCGCTGTCGGCAGAGGCACTGGAGCGCATTCTGCCCGAGCGCCAGGGGTGCTGGAATACCGCGACGATTATGACATCACTCAGGCGCGACGAGGCGGGGAGATTGATTATCGGCGCGGTGGGCAATATCGAAGGCGCCACCAGGGACATCCACTACCGGTGGGCCAAACACAGATTGCGCAAGATGTTTCCCTACCTGGAAGCCGTCGAGTTCGATCACGCCTGGCACGGACGCATCGCCTTTTCGGTGGACCATTTGCCCCATATGGTCAAATTTGGCCCCAACGCATTGAGTATTTTCGGCTATAGCGGACGAGGTATCGGGCCGGGAAGTGTGTTTGGCAAAACGGCTGCCGAGTATTTGCTGGGTGGCAATGAAGAAGTGTTGCCCATCGAGCCCTCGACCGTGTATCGCGAAAGCTTTACCACAGCGAAGAGCCGCTATTATGAGCTTGGCGCCACCGTCATGCATGGATTGACGCAGCTGATATAA
- a CDS encoding sodium-dependent transporter has translation MITLNAGRSAEAIHTSHGDRSVDKSEKAGWSSRTAFIFASIGFAVGLGNIWRFPYMVGENGGSAFVLVYLLCVFIIGMPILIAELTIGRIGRGSCTGAMLQTALQENRSPRWKGVGYINMLAAFLVTLIYSGIVGWVLYYLYKSVSVGFGSFDAAMSSATYQAMLQDNAVMIFWCWAGLAITAGIAFLGLKAGVERAVSVMIPLLIVVMVLLAGYGMLSEGFAPAVSYLFEPDFSKINGSVFLAAIGQAFFSIGVGLAAMMTYGSYLPKSFNIPAGAGIIIAADTIIALLAGVVIFPLVFTFGLNPASGPGLIFETLPVAFSQMPIGRLFSILFFFSLSCAAITTMIGFVESLISFLMDERNISRRRAAIIVFSAIALLSMLSIFSYNIFSHFKVFGRDFNAIIDTLVNNILLPLGGLLIVVFSAWFISRRTLLDQIKLGPVGFRLWLFAARFVAPIAIIMIAAFSLTE, from the coding sequence ATGATAACGCTCAATGCAGGTAGGAGCGCTGAAGCCATCCACACCTCTCATGGTGATAGATCTGTCGACAAGTCAGAAAAAGCAGGATGGTCTTCTCGAACAGCATTTATCTTCGCATCGATAGGCTTCGCAGTCGGCCTCGGTAATATCTGGCGTTTTCCCTATATGGTGGGTGAAAACGGCGGTTCAGCATTTGTGCTGGTGTATCTCCTGTGCGTGTTCATTATCGGGATGCCGATACTGATAGCCGAACTGACTATTGGGCGGATTGGCAGGGGCTCCTGTACGGGTGCCATGCTCCAAACCGCACTACAGGAGAACAGGTCCCCGCGCTGGAAAGGCGTAGGCTACATCAACATGCTGGCCGCCTTCCTGGTAACCCTGATCTACAGCGGCATAGTCGGCTGGGTGCTCTACTATCTCTACAAATCAGTCTCCGTAGGATTTGGCTCCTTTGATGCGGCCATGTCATCTGCGACATACCAGGCGATGCTGCAGGACAATGCGGTCATGATTTTCTGGTGCTGGGCCGGCCTGGCAATTACAGCGGGTATCGCCTTTCTCGGCCTGAAAGCCGGGGTTGAGCGCGCAGTATCTGTAATGATCCCGCTGCTTATAGTCGTAATGGTGCTACTGGCCGGTTACGGAATGCTTTCCGAAGGCTTTGCGCCTGCTGTCAGCTACCTGTTCGAACCGGATTTCAGCAAAATAAATGGATCGGTCTTTCTGGCCGCCATCGGCCAGGCCTTTTTCTCCATCGGCGTCGGTCTCGCGGCAATGATGACCTATGGCAGTTACCTGCCCAAGAGCTTTAATATTCCCGCAGGCGCGGGGATTATCATTGCTGCAGACACAATTATCGCTCTCCTGGCGGGAGTGGTTATTTTCCCACTGGTATTTACCTTCGGCCTGAACCCCGCCAGTGGTCCCGGGTTGATTTTTGAAACCCTTCCCGTTGCCTTCTCGCAAATGCCAATCGGGCGCCTATTCAGCATTCTGTTCTTCTTCTCACTGTCGTGCGCGGCCATTACCACAATGATCGGCTTTGTGGAATCGCTTATTTCTTTCCTGATGGATGAGAGGAATATTTCCCGTCGCCGGGCAGCGATCATTGTTTTTTCCGCAATAGCCCTGCTAAGCATGCTGTCTATTTTTTCATACAATATTTTCTCTCACTTCAAGGTTTTCGGACGGGATTTCAATGCCATTATCGACACGCTTGTCAATAACATTTTACTGCCACTTGGCGGCCTTTTAATTGTAGTCTTTTCAGCCTGGTTCATATCGCGCCGGACCTTGCTGGATCAAATCAAGCTTGGACCCGTTGGTTTTCGGTTGTGGCTTTTTGCGGCGCGCTTTGTAGCACCGATAGCAATAATTATGATCGCCGCCTTCAGTTTAACTGAGTAA
- a CDS encoding TonB-dependent receptor domain-containing protein has protein sequence MKYVKFPMLLTSVPIWAFAAAYTNAQTTENNLTDSGQTTIEEIAVVGSRRDGRSVLDAPVPVDVIGDAEMKSQGSSDMLDVLTNVVPSYNVSREPISDAGTLVRPANLRGMPADNTLVLVNGKRRHRGAVIGEFVAGVNKGAQGVDISPLPGIAMKQVEVLRDGAAAQYGSDAIAGVLNFVLADDPEARQIQVRSGQYFEGDGAINEISGLFGTFLGQDGFATLAFEIKDTEATSRGIQDPGAQALVDAGNTSVPDPVVIWGTPEITDDYKIFVNSAMEVGNSSEVYAFGNFASRDTDGSFFYRHPHGRTGVFNDGDGNLLVADLTPDDGESCPTISLSGVDNVLNDPVYQDQVANNANCFAFNEIFPGGFTPRFGGTVTDSSFVTGIRGEWSNGMTYDFSASAGRSELEYNIYNSINASYGPNSPTTFDLGSQIQFERMANADFSYPVAVSGLASDLNVAFGLQYHKEQFEIIAGQTESYAPGGYEDQGFSIGSNGFQGFSEDVAGTFNRDSYAGYLDLEADITDNFLLSGAMRFEEFDDFGSTFDGKLAARLDLTDWMSLRGAVSTGFKAPTVGQSSLRRASTSFEDGQLIEALVVPPTNAVAQFKGGEQLQPEESTSLTIGTVISAGFMDLTIDYFNIKVDDRIALTDASITDDDRAALLAMGNAEAQTISQIQFFVNDFDTETQGVDIVASAPFESSAGFTDFTLAYNWTDTKVVNRGQTVSEARAEELEDFLPEHRATFTINHSIGMWNAMVRTNYYGETTELLFNDSTLPVKTGSIVLVDAEVSAQLNDTFQVGIGAKNLFDTYPDKHEYGDQPGFLGAIYPLNSPAGLNGGFYYVRLDAQF, from the coding sequence ATGAAATATGTAAAATTTCCGATGTTATTGACCTCCGTGCCCATCTGGGCATTTGCTGCGGCCTACACCAATGCGCAAACAACAGAGAACAACCTGACCGATAGCGGCCAGACCACCATCGAAGAAATCGCAGTGGTGGGAAGCCGCCGCGACGGCCGCTCCGTCCTCGACGCGCCCGTACCGGTGGACGTCATCGGTGACGCCGAGATGAAGTCCCAGGGCAGCAGCGATATGCTGGACGTGCTCACCAACGTGGTGCCGTCTTACAACGTCAGCCGCGAACCCATCAGCGACGCCGGCACCCTGGTGCGGCCGGCCAACCTGCGCGGTATGCCCGCTGACAACACCCTCGTGCTGGTGAACGGCAAGCGCCGCCACCGCGGGGCGGTGATCGGCGAATTCGTTGCCGGTGTCAACAAGGGCGCCCAGGGTGTGGATATCTCACCGCTGCCCGGCATCGCCATGAAACAGGTCGAAGTGCTGCGCGATGGCGCCGCCGCCCAGTACGGCTCGGACGCTATCGCCGGCGTACTCAACTTTGTGCTGGCAGACGACCCGGAAGCGCGACAGATTCAGGTTCGGAGCGGACAGTATTTCGAGGGCGATGGCGCAATCAACGAAATCTCCGGCCTGTTCGGCACCTTCCTGGGCCAAGACGGCTTCGCCACCCTCGCCTTTGAGATCAAGGACACCGAGGCCACCAGCCGCGGTATTCAGGACCCCGGCGCCCAGGCGTTGGTGGATGCGGGCAATACCAGTGTTCCCGATCCGGTGGTCATCTGGGGTACTCCGGAGATTACCGACGACTACAAGATCTTCGTCAACTCCGCCATGGAGGTCGGGAACAGCAGTGAGGTCTACGCCTTCGGAAACTTCGCCAGCCGCGATACCGACGGCAGCTTCTTCTACCGCCATCCCCACGGCAGGACCGGCGTTTTCAACGACGGCGACGGCAACCTGCTGGTGGCCGACCTGACTCCGGACGACGGCGAGAGTTGCCCGACTATTTCCCTGAGCGGCGTGGACAATGTGCTCAACGACCCGGTCTACCAGGACCAGGTGGCCAACAACGCGAACTGCTTTGCCTTCAACGAGATATTCCCCGGCGGGTTTACCCCACGTTTCGGCGGAACGGTGACAGACTCCAGTTTCGTGACCGGTATCAGAGGCGAATGGTCGAACGGCATGACCTATGACTTCAGCGCCTCCGCCGGCCGCAGCGAACTCGAGTACAACATCTACAACTCAATCAATGCGTCCTACGGCCCCAATAGCCCCACCACCTTCGACCTCGGCAGCCAGATCCAATTCGAGCGCATGGCCAACGCCGATTTCAGCTACCCGGTAGCTGTCAGCGGCCTGGCGTCGGACCTCAATGTGGCCTTTGGTCTCCAATACCACAAGGAGCAATTCGAAATCATCGCCGGCCAAACCGAGTCCTACGCCCCCGGCGGTTATGAGGACCAGGGTTTCTCCATCGGTTCCAATGGCTTTCAGGGTTTCTCCGAAGATGTCGCCGGCACCTTCAATCGCGACAGCTACGCCGGCTACTTGGATCTCGAAGCTGACATTACCGATAACTTCCTGCTGTCCGGCGCCATGCGCTTCGAAGAGTTCGACGATTTCGGCAGCACCTTTGATGGCAAGCTCGCCGCCCGCCTGGACCTGACCGACTGGATGAGCCTGCGCGGGGCGGTCAGCACCGGCTTCAAGGCGCCCACGGTCGGCCAGAGCAGTTTGCGCCGCGCTTCGACCAGCTTTGAAGACGGCCAACTCATCGAAGCACTGGTAGTACCCCCCACCAATGCGGTGGCGCAGTTCAAGGGCGGCGAGCAGCTGCAACCGGAGGAATCCACCAGCTTGACCATCGGCACGGTGATTTCCGCCGGCTTCATGGACCTCACCATCGACTACTTCAATATCAAGGTGGATGACCGCATCGCACTGACCGATGCCAGTATCACGGATGATGACCGCGCCGCATTGCTCGCCATGGGGAACGCCGAAGCCCAAACCATCAGTCAGATTCAGTTCTTTGTAAACGACTTCGATACCGAGACACAGGGCGTGGACATTGTCGCCTCGGCACCGTTTGAATCGAGCGCGGGCTTCACGGACTTCACCCTGGCTTACAACTGGACCGATACCAAGGTTGTCAACCGAGGCCAGACCGTCAGCGAGGCGCGCGCCGAGGAACTGGAAGACTTCCTGCCGGAGCATCGGGCCACGTTTACCATCAACCACAGTATCGGTATGTGGAATGCGATGGTGCGTACCAACTACTACGGTGAAACCACGGAGTTGTTGTTCAACGATTCGACGCTGCCCGTGAAGACCGGCTCCATTGTATTGGTGGACGCCGAGGTCAGCGCACAGCTCAACGATACCTTCCAGGTCGGTATCGGTGCCAAAAACCTGTTTGACACCTATCCCGACAAGCACGAGTACGGCGATCAGCCCGGCTTTCTCGGCGCCATCTACCCGCTGAATTCTCCCGCGGGCTTGAACGGCGGCTTCTACTACGTGCGCCTGGACGCGCAATTCTAA
- a CDS encoding LysR substrate-binding domain-containing protein, which produces MLAPKRLLPSLSMLSIFEAAARRGSFSAAAEELCLSQSAVSRQIKCLESQLEHELFVRDRKTVRITDAGERYAKAIREALLLIANASINLRASPERNTLNLAILPSLGGSWLVPRLSGFLEKNPDIKINLTTYTEPFDFHKENIDVAIHFGSDRWNNAETRFLMREKLIPVCSAEFLKKHPLGNPETVLDVPLIHLTIRPDAWERWLRSQDVGFDYLTGMMIDRFEIAIKAAQCGMGLALIPEILLSDYLANGTLVCPFKTCVESEGAYYLVWSRDTGYLTALSRIYDWLEKEVKACDISPENTN; this is translated from the coding sequence ATGCTTGCACCCAAACGACTTCTGCCCTCTCTCAGTATGCTCAGCATATTTGAGGCTGCCGCCAGGAGGGGCAGTTTTTCTGCCGCCGCGGAAGAGCTCTGCTTGAGTCAAAGTGCCGTAAGCAGACAGATCAAATGTCTTGAATCCCAATTGGAACATGAATTATTTGTCCGCGACCGGAAAACCGTCCGCATTACTGATGCGGGAGAGCGGTATGCGAAAGCCATTCGGGAAGCGCTCCTCTTGATAGCTAACGCATCCATAAACCTAAGAGCCAGTCCGGAAAGAAATACACTTAATTTGGCGATTTTGCCTTCCTTGGGAGGAAGCTGGCTGGTACCCAGGCTATCTGGATTTCTTGAGAAAAACCCGGATATAAAGATTAATTTAACTACCTACACAGAGCCCTTTGACTTCCATAAGGAAAACATCGACGTTGCCATACATTTTGGCAGCGATCGCTGGAATAATGCCGAAACCAGGTTTTTGATGAGGGAAAAATTGATACCGGTATGCTCGGCGGAGTTTCTAAAAAAACACCCGTTAGGAAACCCGGAAACTGTTTTGGATGTTCCCCTCATACACCTTACTATCAGGCCGGACGCATGGGAGCGCTGGCTCAGGTCCCAGGATGTGGGATTTGATTATTTGACAGGCATGATGATCGACCGGTTCGAAATCGCTATTAAGGCCGCACAATGTGGCATGGGGCTGGCGTTGATCCCGGAAATCCTGTTGTCGGATTATCTTGCAAATGGCACTTTAGTGTGCCCCTTCAAAACCTGTGTTGAAAGTGAGGGTGCCTATTATCTGGTTTGGTCTAGAGACACAGGCTATTTGACAGCGCTGAGTAGAATTTATGATTGGTTGGAAAAGGAAGTCAAAGCTTGCGATATTTCTCCAGAGAATACTAATTGA
- the hpf gene encoding ribosome hibernation-promoting factor, HPF/YfiA family: MIELEINAENYDLTDDLKKHIEEKFGGLDEYLNTLERARIAVSWEGGENEQSRVSTQVWGPGHQFDASDIDWQAITAIDKAHHKLLKQIRREHSREISERNRR; the protein is encoded by the coding sequence ATGATCGAACTCGAAATCAACGCCGAAAACTACGACCTTACCGACGATCTGAAAAAACACATCGAAGAGAAGTTCGGTGGACTGGACGAGTATTTGAACACCCTCGAGCGAGCGCGTATTGCCGTGTCCTGGGAGGGGGGCGAGAACGAACAGAGCAGGGTCAGCACCCAGGTATGGGGCCCCGGACACCAGTTCGATGCGTCCGACATCGACTGGCAGGCAATAACGGCAATTGACAAGGCCCACCACAAACTGCTGAAGCAGATACGCCGCGAGCACAGCAGGGAAATCTCCGAACGCAATCGCCGGTAA
- the queC gene encoding 7-cyano-7-deazaguanine synthase QueC produces the protein MTAKKAVILLSGGLDSATILAMAKAEGYECYALGFDYGQRHSAELLAAQRVAADLEAREHKVVALDLRSIGGSALTDDSIDVPEEETGGIPVTYVPARNTVFLSIALGWAEVLGAQDIFVGVNAVDYSGYPDCRPEYIEAFERMANLATRAGVEGHKLRIRAPLMQMSKADIVRRGTELGVDYSLTVSCYQARADGAACGRCDSCRLRAAGFAEAGLTDPTVYAG, from the coding sequence ATGACCGCAAAAAAAGCCGTAATCCTGCTGTCCGGCGGCCTCGACTCCGCCACTATACTGGCCATGGCCAAAGCCGAGGGTTATGAATGCTATGCCCTGGGTTTCGATTACGGCCAGCGCCACAGCGCCGAATTGCTGGCGGCCCAGCGGGTCGCCGCCGATCTGGAGGCTCGCGAACACAAGGTGGTCGCGCTGGATCTGCGCTCCATTGGCGGTTCGGCGCTGACTGACGACAGCATCGACGTACCGGAAGAGGAGACCGGCGGCATTCCGGTGACCTATGTGCCTGCGCGCAACACCGTGTTCCTTTCCATCGCCCTGGGGTGGGCGGAAGTGCTGGGGGCGCAGGATATCTTTGTGGGGGTCAACGCGGTGGACTATTCCGGCTATCCGGACTGCCGCCCGGAGTACATCGAGGCCTTCGAGCGTATGGCCAACCTGGCTACCCGCGCCGGTGTTGAGGGCCACAAGCTGCGCATACGCGCGCCGCTGATGCAGATGAGCAAGGCGGATATCGTGCGCCGGGGTACCGAACTGGGCGTGGACTACAGTCTGACGGTGTCCTGCTACCAGGCGCGGGCAGACGGCGCCGCCTGCGGCCGCTGCGACAGCTGCCGCCTGCGCGCCGCCGGTTTTGCGGAGGCGGGGCTGACGGACCCCACGGTCTACGCCGGCTGA